TCCCCCAGGGTGACTATTTTGTACTGTGGCTGCTTGGTCAAGGCAGCCCCGTGCTTGGATGATTCCAGAGTAGTGCCGCCACTGCAACTGTCCCTCCTGCACTCACTGGGGATGCCAAATAGGCTCACTTCACAGAGGTGctgttctgctgctgttgctgctgctgctgctctgccaggGCCTGCTGGAGGCGCATGCGCTTGCGAGAGTAATGCTGCCAGTGCAGGATCTGCTGCTCATCGATGAACTTGGCGCACTGGGCATTCACCAGCTCTTTGCGGAAATGCTCATACTGCAGCAGCTCCAGCATGTGCAGGCACTGGGGGTACCTTTGTGACAAAATAAGGGCCATACACATTAGCAGAGGCTTTTAAAACACGTCCGGACTGCCAGGCAAATACAGTATGATCAAGTCTTATGTGCATTTAATATGCACAATTGCAATCATACACAGCTGATGTCCGGTTGGTTGAAATCTTACAAGACAAATGCATAGTCTGCGCATAGATAGGTTCTTGTTTGGGAAGCAAGGATAAAGAACTTAAAAACACACTGAAAGTGCCCCCACCACCCTCCCAAACAGCTATACTTTCCATTTACATTTTTCAGCTACCCAAAGTTTGTCGGAATGTCCAAATATGCAAAGCCTGGTCTGGCACTTGCCTTCCCAACTAGAAACTGCTATTTGGAAGACTGTCTAAACTGAACCCATTTAAGAGATTATGAGTGTAGACTTTTCACATGTTTATCTATGTTATATTCAGATACCATTTTAGACCAAGTTATATTAAGGGACATGTAATGTAATTGGATTTTTaagccaattttattttttaagtatctTTTTTATCTGCCCCATGATAAAAGTAATGTAAATACAAGAGTCCTTTTCCTCACATGTTATGCAAACTGAtctgccttggaaactctctCAGGGCATTGGTATAAATTCCAGCTCAGCACACTGAGCAATTTTTTTCAACTTTGTTATGCATTAAAGGGGGTGGTGCACACATTTGTACTTTGATCAAGTGATGGGTAGACAGAAAACCCTTGAGTCTTGTGTGCCACTTGTAACAATCAAAAACCAGATCTATGAACTCAGGAAAAAATGACATAGTACAGGCTCCAGAAAGGCTGTGGCAGTTTGGGACAATGACTTGTCAGGCCCCTTGACACACAATCCCTAGCCTTCAAAACCACTGCAGAGTTCAGAGGGCTACTCGTGGGGGTTTTTCAGATAGCCAAATAAGCTCTAAGCTGGTTTAACACAGCAAGATACACAATCGTAACTCTTACTTTAGGTATTTGGCATACTCTGGTTCTTTCCAGTAGAGCAGGTATTTAAGGTAGTTAACAAATGCTTTGTCCTTGAAGAATCCTCTCTGGGCAAGAACTAGAAGAAACACACAAATCAGTttacttaaaagtggattttccctgtttatcctcacagcaatctGCGGTTAGTCACCATTATTCCCATTCTACAGATGTGGGGAAAGAGGATGTACAACCAGAATAAAGGTTAACTATATAGGCTATGCATTTGGAGGAGTGTTTTGTGTAAACACTCCTCCAAATGCATAGCCTATATTTTAGCCATAAAGTCACACAAAGACTGAAGCTGTTACAGAAAACTGAGAACACCGTTTGCTGGATCTGGTCATGGATGCATCTAGTGCTTTCTAATTTCAACCATCTTACCCataactgttttaacttgggttTTCCTGTATGTTTTATATTCTCTAATCTGTTTAGTGGGTCTTGCTCAAATCATgcgaataaataaaacaaaaatcttgttggcatctgtctgtcttgagagacaaatGTAGTGAATCTTTGAGGGTAAGTCAAATTGCTGCATTAGCAGTACCGAAGTGACCTTCCATGGTGTGCAAGCCTAGGCAGGGTGTATGGCAGCTCCatgctgcccagacgacaagaccccactctcagcctcactgatgtggtccaaaggaaagcagaacaatatgtttggcaccagcttggctgcaggagttgctggaaatttatttatttatttaataagctttatatactgctttattgtaaaaaaataataatacctcaaagcagttttttaaaaaaaagtatcaaGGGAAAAAAGGTTAAATCGAGAAAATTTCACTTGAAAACATCCAAAAGTCAAAATACTGAAACTGATTAAACTtacaggaaacaccccccccaaaatttaTTTGTGTTTAATGTGTATGTGACTGCTCACATGCGCATCATGCTGAACCCACAAATGCAGAGTGggcattatgtggcacctgcaatAGTGTCAATTCTGCCAATTGAAGGGGTCAACTGAGCACATGTGAAGTAAGGCAATCTTGTAGGTAAaccagtcccaagttgttaaggagtCAAGTTAGCCACTTCCCTTctcattaattttaaaatattctgcGTTAGTGAACATTTGTTTAATGGGACAGGGACAAGGAACCTGCGGTTGTGAGGGGAGGTGCTCCacatgttcctggactacaactcccataatccctgtccATTAACATgtcagcaagggctggtgggagGCAGAATCTAACGACTTCTGAAGGGCCCCACATATATCCTTTAGCACTAACCAAggatttgttttgagtacagtggtacctctggatgtgaacaggatccgatccagagccccgttcgcatcctgagtagaacgtaacacgcGACTGCGGGTCGCGTTTCGCTGTGCATGatatcattttgagcatctgcgcatacGTTACTTCagggtcgccacggagcgtaacctgaaaacactcaacctgaagcatatttaacccaaggtatgactgtacttacagTTTAGGTAATTGGGGTTTGCCAGGCACTGCACGAACTCCAACTCCAGCTGGAAGCGAAGGCGATTGCCAGTATCATCTGATGCAgcaaagaggagaagaagaaaggcgAGTGGAATTAGACAAGAAATGAAAATGCACCACCTGATGTCGCTCAGTGTGGGACAGAGCTGGAAAAAGGTTTAGGACCCCCAAGTGCTATCCCTGCCCAGAAATTTGAAAAAGCCAAATGCttagaacatcagaagagcctgctggatcaggtcaatggcccatctactccaacatCCCGTTCTCACAATGtccaaccagaagcctgtgagaaatccaaaagcaggacctgagcacaaga
This genomic window from Podarcis raffonei isolate rPodRaf1 chromosome 15, rPodRaf1.pri, whole genome shotgun sequence contains:
- the MED31 gene encoding mediator of RNA polymerase II transcription subunit 31, producing the protein MESDDTGNRLRFQLELEFVQCLANPNYLNFLAQRGFFKDKAFVNYLKYLLYWKEPEYAKYLKYPQCLHMLELLQYEHFRKELVNAQCAKFIDEQQILHWQHYSRKRMRLQQALAEQQQQQQQQNSTSVK